From a region of the Pongo pygmaeus isolate AG05252 chromosome 5, NHGRI_mPonPyg2-v2.0_pri, whole genome shotgun sequence genome:
- the SRSF12 gene encoding serine/arginine-rich splicing factor 12 isoform X2, with protein sequence MKRNWGWPEDLRREFGRYGPIVDVYIPLDFYTRRPRGFAYVQFEDVRDAEDALYNLNRKWVCGRQIEIQFAQGDRKTPGQMKSKERHPCSPSDHRRSRSPSQRRTRSRSSSWGRNRRRSDSLKESRHRRFSYSQSKSRSKSLPRRSTSARQSRTPRRNFGSRGRSRSKSLQRRSKSIGKSPSSSPQKQTSSGTKSRSHGRHSDSIARSPCKSPKGYTNSETKVQTAKHSHFRSHSRSRSYRHKNSW encoded by the exons GCCTGAGGACTTGCGCCGTGAGTTTGGTCGATATGGCCCTATAGTAGACGTTTACATTCCACTTGACTTCTACACTCGCCGCCCGAGAGGATTTGCTTATGTTCAAT TTGAAGATGTTCGAGATGCTGAAGATGCTCTTTATAACCTCAATAGAAAGTGGGTATGTGGCCGTCAGATTGAAATACAGTTTGCACAAGGTGATCGCAAAA CACCAGGCCAAATGAAATCAAAAGAACGTCATCCTTGTTCTCCAAGTGATCACAGGAGATCAAGAAGCCCCAGCCAAAGAAGAACTCGAAGTAGAAGTTCTTCATGGGGAAGAAATAGGAGGCGGTCAGACAGCCTTAAAGA GTCTCGACACAGGCGATTTTCTTATAGCCAGTCTAAATCTCGTTCCAAATCATTACCAAGGCGGTCTACCTCAGCAAGGCAGTCAAGAACTCCAAGAAGGAATTTTGGCTCTAGAGGACGGTCAAGGTCCAAGTCCTTACAAAGGAGGTCCAAGTCGATAGGAAAATCACCGTCAAGTTCACCTCAAAAGCAGACTAGCTCAGGAACAAAATCAAGATCACATGGAAGACATTCTGACTCAATAGCAAGATCCCCGTGTAAATCTCCCAAAGGGTATACCAATTCTGAAACTAAAGTACAAACAGCAAAGCATTCTCATTTTCGGTCACATTCCAGATCTCGAAGTTATCGTCATAAAAACAGTTGGTGA
- the SRSF12 gene encoding serine/arginine-rich splicing factor 12 isoform X1: MSRYTRPPNTSLFIRNVADATRPEDLRREFGRYGPIVDVYIPLDFYTRRPRGFAYVQFEDVRDAEDALYNLNRKWVCGRQIEIQFAQGDRKTPGQMKSKERHPCSPSDHRRSRSPSQRRTRSRSSSWGRNRRRSDSLKESRHRRFSYSQSKSRSKSLPRRSTSARQSRTPRRNFGSRGRSRSKSLQRRSKSIGKSPSSSPQKQTSSGTKSRSHGRHSDSIARSPCKSPKGYTNSETKVQTAKHSHFRSHSRSRSYRHKNSW; this comes from the exons GCCTGAGGACTTGCGCCGTGAGTTTGGTCGATATGGCCCTATAGTAGACGTTTACATTCCACTTGACTTCTACACTCGCCGCCCGAGAGGATTTGCTTATGTTCAAT TTGAAGATGTTCGAGATGCTGAAGATGCTCTTTATAACCTCAATAGAAAGTGGGTATGTGGCCGTCAGATTGAAATACAGTTTGCACAAGGTGATCGCAAAA CACCAGGCCAAATGAAATCAAAAGAACGTCATCCTTGTTCTCCAAGTGATCACAGGAGATCAAGAAGCCCCAGCCAAAGAAGAACTCGAAGTAGAAGTTCTTCATGGGGAAGAAATAGGAGGCGGTCAGACAGCCTTAAAGA GTCTCGACACAGGCGATTTTCTTATAGCCAGTCTAAATCTCGTTCCAAATCATTACCAAGGCGGTCTACCTCAGCAAGGCAGTCAAGAACTCCAAGAAGGAATTTTGGCTCTAGAGGACGGTCAAGGTCCAAGTCCTTACAAAGGAGGTCCAAGTCGATAGGAAAATCACCGTCAAGTTCACCTCAAAAGCAGACTAGCTCAGGAACAAAATCAAGATCACATGGAAGACATTCTGACTCAATAGCAAGATCCCCGTGTAAATCTCCCAAAGGGTATACCAATTCTGAAACTAAAGTACAAACAGCAAAGCATTCTCATTTTCGGTCACATTCCAGATCTCGAAGTTATCGTCATAAAAACAGTTGGTGA
- the SRSF12 gene encoding serine/arginine-rich splicing factor 12 isoform X3, whose product MFIEDVRDAEDALYNLNRKWVCGRQIEIQFAQGDRKTPGQMKSKERHPCSPSDHRRSRSPSQRRTRSRSSSWGRNRRRSDSLKESRHRRFSYSQSKSRSKSLPRRSTSARQSRTPRRNFGSRGRSRSKSLQRRSKSIGKSPSSSPQKQTSSGTKSRSHGRHSDSIARSPCKSPKGYTNSETKVQTAKHSHFRSHSRSRSYRHKNSW is encoded by the exons ATGTTCA TTGAAGATGTTCGAGATGCTGAAGATGCTCTTTATAACCTCAATAGAAAGTGGGTATGTGGCCGTCAGATTGAAATACAGTTTGCACAAGGTGATCGCAAAA CACCAGGCCAAATGAAATCAAAAGAACGTCATCCTTGTTCTCCAAGTGATCACAGGAGATCAAGAAGCCCCAGCCAAAGAAGAACTCGAAGTAGAAGTTCTTCATGGGGAAGAAATAGGAGGCGGTCAGACAGCCTTAAAGA GTCTCGACACAGGCGATTTTCTTATAGCCAGTCTAAATCTCGTTCCAAATCATTACCAAGGCGGTCTACCTCAGCAAGGCAGTCAAGAACTCCAAGAAGGAATTTTGGCTCTAGAGGACGGTCAAGGTCCAAGTCCTTACAAAGGAGGTCCAAGTCGATAGGAAAATCACCGTCAAGTTCACCTCAAAAGCAGACTAGCTCAGGAACAAAATCAAGATCACATGGAAGACATTCTGACTCAATAGCAAGATCCCCGTGTAAATCTCCCAAAGGGTATACCAATTCTGAAACTAAAGTACAAACAGCAAAGCATTCTCATTTTCGGTCACATTCCAGATCTCGAAGTTATCGTCATAAAAACAGTTGGTGA
- the SRSF12 gene encoding serine/arginine-rich splicing factor 12 isoform X4: MKSKERHPCSPSDHRRSRSPSQRRTRSRSSSWGRNRRRSDSLKESRHRRFSYSQSKSRSKSLPRRSTSARQSRTPRRNFGSRGRSRSKSLQRRSKSIGKSPSSSPQKQTSSGTKSRSHGRHSDSIARSPCKSPKGYTNSETKVQTAKHSHFRSHSRSRSYRHKNSW; this comes from the exons ATGAAATCAAAAGAACGTCATCCTTGTTCTCCAAGTGATCACAGGAGATCAAGAAGCCCCAGCCAAAGAAGAACTCGAAGTAGAAGTTCTTCATGGGGAAGAAATAGGAGGCGGTCAGACAGCCTTAAAGA GTCTCGACACAGGCGATTTTCTTATAGCCAGTCTAAATCTCGTTCCAAATCATTACCAAGGCGGTCTACCTCAGCAAGGCAGTCAAGAACTCCAAGAAGGAATTTTGGCTCTAGAGGACGGTCAAGGTCCAAGTCCTTACAAAGGAGGTCCAAGTCGATAGGAAAATCACCGTCAAGTTCACCTCAAAAGCAGACTAGCTCAGGAACAAAATCAAGATCACATGGAAGACATTCTGACTCAATAGCAAGATCCCCGTGTAAATCTCCCAAAGGGTATACCAATTCTGAAACTAAAGTACAAACAGCAAAGCATTCTCATTTTCGGTCACATTCCAGATCTCGAAGTTATCGTCATAAAAACAGTTGGTGA